The following is a genomic window from Phycisphaeraceae bacterium.
CGGGCAGCGGGGCATGATCGTCTCGCCCCCCAAGGCCGGCAAAACCACGTTGTTGCAGAACATCGCCTTTGCGGTGCAGAAGAATCATCCGAATGTGCATGTGATCGCGTTGTTGGTCGATGAGCGGCCGGAGGAAGTCACGGATTTCCGCCGCAATGTTCCATGTGAAGTGCTCGCGTCGAGCAATGACCACACCGCCGAAAAGCATTGCGGACTGGCGATATTGACCATCGAACGAGCCAAGCGGATGGCCGAAGCCGGCCGTGATGTGGTTGTGCTTCTCGACTCGCTGACCCGCGTCGGTCGTGCGTTCAATACGGCGCCAGGAATGTCGCAAACAGGTCGAACGCTCTCCGGCGGTCTGGACGCATCGGCACTGGCGATACCCAAGCAGCTTTTCGGCGCAGCTCGAAAGTTTGAAGAAGGCGGATCGCTGACCATCATCGCCACCGCCCTGGTTGATACCGGCAGCCGTGGAGATCAGGTGATCTTTGAAGAGTTCAAGGGTACGGGCAACATGGAGATGATTCTCGACCGCAAAATTGCGGAGCGACGCATCTTCCCGGCAATCGATTTGGCCGCCAGCGGCACACGAAAGGAGCACCTGCTCGTGCCACCCAAAGAGTTGGAGACGATGACCGCACTGCGACGGCGGTTACTCAACATGCCGCCTGACCAGCAGGTTTCCCAACTTCTCAAAGCATTGGAGCGATTCAAGACCAACGCTGAACTTGTCGGAGCCTCTCAAAGCCCGGCCAACTCGTAAAAACGAGGCTAAGATTATCGGGGGTGGAGTGCATTTCATGCTGAACAGGCGATGCCATCAATTCCGAAACGATGCCTTCACACTTATTGAGATGCTGGTGGTTGTCTCGATCATTGCGCTGTTGATCGCCCTGTTGCTGCCGGCATTACAAAAAGCCCGCGTCACTGCGCAGGCGGTTTCCTGCGCTGCACGCGAACGGCAATTTCACGTTTGGATCGAGCAATTCCGCAGCGATACCAACTGGTATCCGGTAAACGTAACCTGGGCGTCGAATCCAACCTACACAAAGCCCAATGGATCGGGTCAGTGGGACGGGAATTTTGTGGATGAAATGCAGGCCTACATGGGTGGCGGCGGGTCCGACCCGTATGCTGCGTCTTACTACGTCGGCACACTGGGTGACACCTCATGGACCAATTCTGCAAGAAAAAACTTCTTCCTCTGCCCCGGCATGAACTACCAGCCGCCCAGCGCTTTGGACTACGCCTACATCGTCAGTCTCAACTATATTTCCTGGGGTTGGAAACTCGATAATTACTGCATGACGTCTTTCTTTGGACTGGGTAATCTCTCAAGTCAACCCCAGCTCTGGTTTCCCAAGAAATCCGATAACTTTGGTCGTATCTCGCCTTCACAACTGGCCATGATGGGCGAAATCTATTCCGCATCGTCTTATTTTGGATACTACTGGGTCGGTCCTTACGTTGCTCCGCATCACAACGCGAGCAATTTACTTCTAGCAGATGGTCATGTTGGCACCTTTGATCGAAAGACGATGGATGCCA
Proteins encoded in this region:
- the rho gene encoding transcription termination factor Rho encodes the protein MQSHTGILEISNRTDGRLRILDKTLISSPADPVVPARIIERYQLRPGLEMEVELSQGGGNGHHHQHHQHQHGRRGRQQPKPMRANAIAPNAPRVQQVFKVDGQPPEEFAKRRKFEDLTTIDPSPRLTLEYPGCPPSCRLIDLFCPIGYGQRGMIVSPPKAGKTTLLQNIAFAVQKNHPNVHVIALLVDERPEEVTDFRRNVPCEVLASSNDHTAEKHCGLAILTIERAKRMAEAGRDVVVLLDSLTRVGRAFNTAPGMSQTGRTLSGGLDASALAIPKQLFGAARKFEEGGSLTIIATALVDTGSRGDQVIFEEFKGTGNMEMILDRKIAERRIFPAIDLAASGTRKEHLLVPPKELETMTALRRRLLNMPPDQQVSQLLKALERFKTNAELVGASQSPANS
- a CDS encoding prepilin-type N-terminal cleavage/methylation domain-containing protein translates to MLNRRCHQFRNDAFTLIEMLVVVSIIALLIALLLPALQKARVTAQAVSCAARERQFHVWIEQFRSDTNWYPVNVTWASNPTYTKPNGSGQWDGNFVDEMQAYMGGGGSDPYAASYYVGTLGDTSWTNSARKNFFLCPGMNYQPPSALDYAYIVSLNYISWGWKLDNYCMTSFFGLGNLSSQPQLWFPKKSDNFGRISPSQLAMMGEIYSASSYFGYYWVGPYVAPHHNASNLLLADGHVGTFDRKTMDAMGGSQFKFYPSVWP